The following coding sequences lie in one Drosophila sulfurigaster albostrigata strain 15112-1811.04 chromosome 2R, ASM2355843v2, whole genome shotgun sequence genomic window:
- the LOC133838975 gene encoding uncharacterized protein LOC133838975 has product MCKLDEESLRMLLAMKLKGNAQHWLHANSTRLREPFQTLCDQLILAFGTGASKAELRRKFEQRKWQQNERFAMYFEEKIVLAQSIKLANDELLEQIIEGIPSLNLRNQARIQRFGDPEQMLQAFAHIRLPKYGAMGGTKTTAESNDKRCHNCNSKCHFAKECRKPKREPGSCYACGEMGHVIAECKKKKSVGVLNKSTGFDNSNNAS; this is encoded by the exons ATGTGTAAACTTGATGAAGAGTCGCTTCGCATGCTATTGGCCATGAAGTTAAAAGGCAACGCTCAGCACTGGCTGCATGCAAATTCAACTCGCTTGCGTGAGCCTTTTCAAACGCTTTGCGATCAATTGATATTAGCATTCGGCACTGGAGCTTCGAAGGCAGAACTACGACGAAAGTTTGAACAACGGAAGTGGCAACAAAATGAGCGTTTTGCAATGTACTTCGAGGAGAAGATCGTTTTAGcacaatcaattaaattggcCAACGATGAGCTTTTGGAACAAATCATCGAAGGTATACCATCGCTGAACTTACGCAACCAGGCGCGCATTCAAAGATTTGGGGATCCAGAGCAGATGTTACAAGCCTTTGCACACATACGCCTTCCGAAGTACGGTGCAATGGGAGGTACTAAGACGACGGCGGAGAGCAACGATAAGCGATGCCACAACTGCAATTCCAAATGTCATTTTGCCAAGGAATGCCGCAAGCCAAAAAGGGAGCCTGGATCATGTTATGCTTGCGGAGAGATGGGCCATGTCATAGCAGAatgcaagaagaagaagagtgtTGGTGTACTCAACAAAAGCACCGGGTTCGACAACAGTAAT AATGCCTCATAG